The proteins below are encoded in one region of Paenibacillus albus:
- a CDS encoding ABC transporter substrate-binding protein → MKPVTIDFWFPWGGEYKKEFKANVVDEFEKKNPNIKINMTFVETTGNTQASDKLLTAIAASNPPDVALFDRFLIASWAFKGALTDLTGYVEASGISSSDYYDAIWKEAQYENKVYGLPWGTDNREMYYNKTLMKAAGLNPEAPPSSIEELDAMAAKMFKRGLNGRYEQVGFIPWLNQGFLYTQGWNWGGNWEKNGELVPSDPQIVKAVDWMTWYAKTYDIESLDSFTHEIGQTGMNAFLTGKVGFVYDGNWLLNDLKKYSAKFDWGVAPMPAPTGKKPATWAGGWSFVIPKGAVHEKEAWEFIKFVAGKEGTLLWAKRQIENNDITAMPAVNKELNLEGNPNLKVFLDQMPKAFTRPVTPVGSFLWNETFRIQDLAINGRGSPQELLDQLKKNVNAELAKLK, encoded by the coding sequence GTGAAACCCGTTACCATCGACTTCTGGTTCCCCTGGGGTGGAGAATACAAGAAAGAATTCAAAGCGAATGTGGTCGATGAGTTCGAGAAGAAAAACCCGAACATTAAAATCAATATGACATTCGTAGAAACAACGGGGAATACGCAAGCATCGGATAAGCTGCTTACGGCAATCGCAGCCTCTAACCCGCCCGACGTAGCATTGTTCGACCGGTTTCTAATTGCTTCATGGGCTTTTAAAGGGGCGTTAACAGACCTGACAGGGTATGTTGAAGCGTCTGGGATTTCATCTAGCGACTATTATGATGCGATATGGAAGGAAGCCCAGTACGAGAACAAAGTATACGGCCTTCCATGGGGCACGGATAACCGGGAAATGTATTACAACAAGACGTTAATGAAAGCTGCTGGTTTAAATCCCGAAGCTCCGCCCTCCTCGATAGAAGAGCTTGACGCAATGGCGGCCAAGATGTTTAAGAGGGGATTAAACGGCAGGTACGAGCAGGTCGGGTTTATCCCATGGTTGAATCAAGGCTTCCTATACACGCAAGGCTGGAACTGGGGCGGCAATTGGGAGAAGAACGGAGAGCTGGTTCCAAGCGACCCGCAAATTGTGAAAGCCGTGGATTGGATGACTTGGTATGCAAAGACGTATGATATTGAATCGTTGGACAGCTTCACCCACGAAATCGGACAAACTGGCATGAATGCTTTTTTGACGGGCAAGGTTGGTTTTGTCTACGATGGCAACTGGCTCTTGAACGATCTGAAGAAATATTCGGCAAAGTTTGACTGGGGTGTCGCTCCGATGCCTGCTCCTACCGGTAAAAAGCCTGCAACTTGGGCCGGAGGCTGGTCCTTCGTCATACCGAAAGGCGCGGTGCATGAGAAAGAAGCATGGGAATTCATTAAATTCGTCGCAGGCAAGGAAGGTACATTGCTCTGGGCGAAGCGCCAAATCGAGAACAATGATATTACTGCAATGCCAGCCGTAAACAAGGAGCTTAACCTGGAAGGGAACCCTAACCTTAAAGTGTTTTTGGATCAGATGCCCAAAGCATTCACGAGGCCTGTGACGCCGGTCGGCTCGTTCTTGTGGAATGAGACGTTCAGGATTCAAGACCTCGCGATTAACGGAAGAGGCAGCCCGCAGGAATTGCTCGATCAGTTGAAGAAGAATGTGAATGCTGAATTGGCTAAATTGAAGTAA